The DNA sequence ACTCCGACCAGGACGGCGTACCAGAGCTTCTTATACCACAGGATTAAGGTGATTATTATGCACATGATGGAGAGATTCACACCAGGTGATGCAATGTCTCCCAGCTGAAGGGCCGACCCCTCTCCATGTATGATGATTCCTGAGTTGTAGAGCCCCACCAGGACTATGAAGAATCCGATACCCGCGGTGATGGCCAGTCTTACGATGGCAGGTATGCTGGAAAGCAGTTTTTTCCTGACTCCGGAGACAGTGAGAACAAGGAATATTATTCCGGATATCAGAACCACCAACAATGCTTGGTAGTATGTGAAGCCCATCGCGATCACGATGGTGTATGCGATGAATGCGTTGATACCCATTCCTGGAGCCAATGCTACGGGGAATCTTGCATAGATTCCCATCAGGATGCATGACACAAAAGCTGCCAGTCCTGTGGCGGTGACTAACTGTCCGAACAGTTCGGGCCCGGCCGCCTCCTGTAGGATTAATGGGTTGACGGCCATTATGTAGAACATTGCAAGGAAGGTTATCAGACCGCCTCTCACTTCTGTTCCGATCGTTGATCCTCTTTCGGTGATGTGGAAAAAATGATCGATGCGCTCCGATACTCCAGACATGTAGTTGGACAACGTTTTCTGAGTATATAATGGACTTTCGTAATACCAGAATATGATGTACAGTATCTGCCCTAATGATTATGTATTAACATTTAGAAGTCAATAATCCTGTACTCTTTTGTCCATCACATGCCATAAAATGTCATATAATGCATAAGGACGAACATTGTTATATTCACAACATCTTACACTTTCATGGACCAGCTCACAGCTATGCTCAAAAGATATCCTTCGCAGCGCAAGGTGGCAAGGAAGCTTCTCGAATACGGGATAAGGGTTGAGAACGGTGTTGCTTACTGTGGGGACATAGAGCAGACGGATGCGGGAATCGCGCGTGCGTGCGAGGTCGACAGAAGGGTCGTCAGGACCACTTTGGAGCACATCTCTGCCACTCCGGAGCTGGACAGCATATTCTCAAAACTAAGGCCGATGCTTTCTATGGTCGATATGGCGGATGCGATCAACTGTTCGGCTGTCGTCATCATCCCGACTGATGCAAGGGTGCCCGGCATTATCGCCGATGTCACTACCGTCCTTTACAATTCAGGCATCACGCTCAGACAGGCCATGGTAAGCGATGACGGCGAGAGGGACAGGTCCACCCTTCAGATCGTTGTCGACGGTAAGCTGCAGGAGAATGTGATCATGCTCCTCAAGAACTGCCGTGGTGTCGCCAGCGTCCTTATAAAGTGAAATCCCAAACTTTAAGGCGATTAAAGCAATCGCGAACATAGGTAGTTAAAATGCCTATGTCAAAAAAGCAGCTGGAGAAGAAACAGCAGGCAAAGAAAGCTGAATTGGCGGAATTGGAAAAACAGGCCGCTGCCGGAGACGGTGAGGCCAAGAAGAAGATCGCCAAGCTCAAGAA is a window from the Thermoplasmata archaeon genome containing:
- a CDS encoding regulator of amino acid metabolism, contains ACT domain protein yields the protein MLKRYPSQRKVARKLLEYGIRVENGVAYCGDIEQTDAGIARACEVDRRVVRTTLEHISATPELDSIFSKLRPMLSMVDMADAINCSAVVIIPTDARVPGIIADVTTVLYNSGITLRQAMVSDDGERDRSTLQIVVDGKLQENVIMLLKNCRGVASVLIK